The proteins below come from a single Methanomassiliicoccales archaeon genomic window:
- a CDS encoding methanogenesis marker 2 protein → MDLQALISNIRAHPGITRKRTIAEVLNFFPRTQGTNIIAAYGEDAAVIDYGESVLLLAADGIMETLVKANPFFAGYYSILVNINDISAMGGIPLAIVDVISMKEEKVCGQVMRGMESAVRKFGVPVVGGHTHPDCDYNAVDVAILGTAKKNEVLYSHTAEAGDDIVFAMDLDGFYPEKLKFAWDTTSKKESDIVRRQMLIMNEIGKRHLAHAAKDMSNPGSLGTLGMLLETSGMGGSVDLDKIPSPKRVDYLQWLKSYQGCGFVLTCPPKCSKKVMGTFESVGVTAAVVGKVTEENKLRLKQGSEEGVLFDFSKEIITGCDRSRVPVSERCDRCE, encoded by the coding sequence ATGGACCTTCAGGCGTTGATCTCGAACATCAGAGCTCACCCTGGCATAACCAGGAAGCGCACCATCGCCGAAGTCCTCAACTTCTTTCCCAGGACGCAAGGAACGAACATCATCGCGGCCTACGGGGAGGATGCTGCGGTCATCGATTACGGCGAGAGCGTGCTGCTGTTGGCAGCGGACGGCATCATGGAGACGCTGGTGAAGGCCAATCCGTTCTTCGCTGGCTACTACTCGATCCTGGTCAACATCAACGACATCTCCGCCATGGGCGGGATACCATTGGCCATTGTAGACGTCATCTCCATGAAAGAGGAGAAGGTCTGCGGCCAAGTGATGAGGGGGATGGAAAGTGCCGTACGTAAGTTCGGAGTGCCGGTAGTGGGAGGGCATACCCACCCCGACTGCGACTACAACGCTGTGGACGTGGCCATCCTAGGCACGGCCAAGAAGAATGAGGTCTTATACAGTCATACAGCGGAGGCAGGCGACGACATCGTCTTCGCCATGGACCTGGATGGTTTCTATCCGGAGAAGTTGAAGTTCGCCTGGGACACCACCAGCAAGAAGGAGAGCGACATCGTCCGTCGGCAGATGCTCATAATGAATGAGATCGGGAAGAGACATCTCGCGCATGCGGCCAAGGACATGAGCAATCCCGGCTCGCTTGGGACCTTGGGCATGCTGTTGGAGACCAGTGGCATGGGTGGTTCGGTGGACCTGGACAAGATCCCTTCGCCCAAGAGAGTGGATTATCTCCAGTGGCTAAAGTCCTATCAAGGCTGCGGCTTCGTGCTCACCTGCCCACCGAAGTGCTCGAAGAAGGTGATGGGGACGTTCGAGTCGGTGGGCGTGACCGCCGCAGTGGTGGGGAAGGTCACAGAGGAGAACAAGCTTCGCCTCAAGCAGGGCTCGGAAGAAGGCGTGCTTTTCGATTTCTCCAAGGAAATCATCACCGGCTGCGACCGCTCGAGGGTGCCCGTCTCAGAGCGATGTGACAGATGCGAATGA
- a CDS encoding MarC family protein, translating to MSDLDTLIYAVALLFFIFDPFASLPIFISMTKNFDDKEKEMSANRAIFVAAVLFVIFTLIGTNLLGIFGVSTDSFRVAGGIILILMAVEIIFGFNLTKQSDVNVAWVIIATPILTGPGVITTAILLTSTIGIFPTLIAGVISLAVTWGLLRNAIYIVRRVGNNVIEIFSKIIGLLIAAMAVEFILRGVADWFAKYDPQLIGAALHLLAPW from the coding sequence ATGTCGGACCTGGATACCCTGATCTATGCGGTGGCGCTGCTGTTCTTCATCTTCGATCCGTTCGCCAGCCTGCCGATCTTCATCAGCATGACCAAGAACTTCGACGACAAAGAGAAGGAGATGTCCGCCAACCGGGCGATCTTCGTGGCGGCCGTGCTCTTCGTCATCTTCACTCTCATCGGCACGAACCTCCTGGGCATCTTCGGGGTGAGCACGGACAGCTTCCGCGTGGCCGGGGGCATAATTCTCATCCTCATGGCGGTGGAGATCATATTCGGGTTCAACCTCACCAAGCAGAGCGACGTCAACGTCGCCTGGGTGATCATAGCCACGCCCATCTTGACCGGCCCGGGCGTCATAACCACCGCCATCCTCCTCACCTCGACCATCGGCATATTTCCAACGCTGATCGCTGGCGTCATCTCCCTAGCTGTGACATGGGGCCTGCTGCGCAACGCCATCTACATCGTCCGTCGGGTCGGCAACAACGTCATCGAGATCTTCTCCAAGATCATCGGACTGCTCATCGCCGCCATGGCGGTGGAGTTCATCCTCCGGGGGGTGGCGGACTGGTTCGCCAAGTACGATCCCCAACTGATAGGGGCGGCCCTCCATCTACTCGCTCCTTGGTGA
- a CDS encoding isoprenylcysteine carboxylmethyltransferase family protein: MPASMYLGDKDIDRALALLFLVLCGASVYSAYLASENFIRLQALASIPINLAAAFSFLVRSPPKGPTYVREMVVPSASFIFPTAVLNASILTPPQYAEPILGLIAIPGAILSVAGLLYLRRSFAILPSVRNIVTSGPYSMVRHPVYLGEALFLFGLMMLRFNLLALALFAVAMILLAIRIGIEEKKLGQECEYRAYMNRVRYRLIPYIY, encoded by the coding sequence ATGCCAGCCTCGATGTACCTGGGAGACAAGGACATTGATCGGGCCTTGGCCCTGCTCTTCCTTGTTCTGTGCGGCGCCTCGGTGTATTCTGCCTATCTAGCAAGCGAGAACTTCATTCGCCTGCAGGCTCTCGCTTCGATCCCGATCAACCTCGCCGCGGCGTTCTCCTTCCTCGTTCGCTCACCGCCAAAGGGTCCGACATATGTACGCGAGATGGTCGTGCCTTCCGCATCCTTCATCTTTCCCACCGCGGTCCTCAACGCTTCCATCCTTACACCTCCCCAGTACGCCGAACCAATACTCGGGCTGATCGCAATACCTGGTGCCATTTTGAGCGTGGCAGGGCTGCTCTATCTCCGGAGGTCTTTTGCCATTCTGCCATCGGTGCGTAACATCGTCACCTCTGGTCCCTACTCGATGGTGAGGCATCCGGTCTATTTGGGAGAGGCCCTCTTCCTCTTCGGACTGATGATGCTGCGTTTCAACTTGTTGGCCTTGGCACTTTTCGCCGTGGCGATGATCCTACTAGCGATCCGGATCGGCATTGAAGAGAAGAAGCTCGGCCAGGAGTGTGAGTACCGGGCTTACATGAACAGAGTACGTTACCGCCTCATTCCCTACATCTACTGA
- a CDS encoding DUF2085 domain-containing protein — MAIPSDPFSSILWNLGFAICHQLPERSFVLGGYQMPMCARDTGIYLGFLTVVLFYILTKRYRKAKIFDRPTMIAAIFGMALYLFDAASSYLGLLSTNNPMRLATGLLFGISAGLLLCTAASVLLTKGDPKERVFTWLDLSFFYFPAAFLWALLVWTDPGVIGWYVLATVISIGFLGFFLLLAMLAWGATRGFTLAPGRQRRRLLLAATITEFVIIALLWLGHLITSGLVND, encoded by the coding sequence ATGGCTATCCCGTCCGATCCGTTCTCTTCCATACTTTGGAACCTAGGGTTCGCCATCTGTCATCAACTGCCAGAGCGCTCCTTCGTTCTGGGTGGATACCAGATGCCGATGTGCGCGCGCGACACTGGCATCTATTTGGGCTTCCTGACAGTGGTCCTATTTTACATCCTCACTAAAAGGTACAGAAAGGCGAAGATCTTCGACCGCCCCACTATGATAGCGGCGATCTTCGGGATGGCGCTCTACTTGTTCGACGCCGCCTCTTCATACCTTGGGCTGTTGAGCACCAACAACCCTATGCGCCTGGCCACCGGGCTATTGTTCGGCATCTCGGCAGGCTTATTGCTCTGCACAGCCGCTTCCGTATTGCTGACCAAGGGCGATCCGAAGGAACGCGTCTTCACCTGGCTGGACCTCTCCTTCTTCTACTTTCCCGCGGCCTTCCTCTGGGCCCTCTTGGTATGGACTGACCCCGGCGTCATCGGATGGTACGTTCTTGCCACCGTTATCTCAATCGGATTTCTGGGCTTCTTCCTACTGCTGGCAATGCTGGCCTGGGGGGCGACCAGGGGGTTTACCCTAGCTCCAGGCAGACAGCGTCGCCGACTGCTGTTGGCGGCCACCATCACGGAATTCGTGATCATCGCACTTCTTTGGCTCGGTCACCTGATCACGAGCGGGCTCGTGAACGATTGA
- a CDS encoding zinc ribbon domain-containing protein, whose amino-acid sequence MKEGMRLCPGCGREISGALSYCPYCGRPRGSEAPSDYAGAQAPGAPAKRLCPGCGREVQEGLKFCPYCGREGPSGPPVAVGAQTGAQKQTRLCPGCGRQVPEGLSYCPYCGRPGPAGAPLVPAPEPVQAPKPMTRCISCAKDVPDGLNFCPSCGKQAPYSASAAPPTPAPSPPPKPMVKCVGCGREVPAGLSFCPGCGKPAPYDQLPPPPLPAPEPPKKMVRCAGCAKEVPERLNFCPSCGKPAPYDQSAMPQPAPVPPSQPLVPIPPPATREMRKCMGCGRDAPKGLNFCPYCGMPDTGPQPIQAAPTTPAQAPAAPTTRLCPGCGRDAPEGLAFCPFCGKPAPAGPPPTAPPPDQAKQNIRCMGCGREFPMNLNFCPFCGKPNVGGGAPAPSAPALQKTRLCPSCGRDVPEGLRYCPYCGRPGPVGPPMDIPAPAPPALEPAPPAPVPVAAPPAPVPKEGMRFCPSCSAEVPANSKFCPECGAPKDRR is encoded by the coding sequence ATGAAGGAAGGTATGAGGCTTTGTCCAGGTTGTGGAAGGGAGATCTCGGGAGCGCTGTCTTACTGCCCGTACTGCGGCAGGCCCAGAGGCTCCGAAGCGCCGAGCGACTATGCTGGGGCTCAAGCACCGGGTGCTCCTGCCAAAAGACTATGTCCCGGCTGCGGGCGCGAGGTCCAGGAGGGACTCAAGTTCTGCCCTTACTGCGGTCGCGAGGGTCCATCCGGCCCGCCCGTGGCCGTTGGAGCGCAGACGGGAGCACAGAAACAAACCCGCCTCTGCCCTGGCTGCGGACGACAGGTGCCCGAGGGATTGAGCTATTGCCCCTACTGTGGAAGGCCTGGACCGGCGGGAGCTCCGCTGGTCCCTGCCCCAGAACCCGTCCAAGCGCCCAAACCAATGACGCGTTGCATCTCCTGTGCCAAGGACGTTCCAGACGGTCTCAACTTCTGCCCTTCATGCGGCAAGCAAGCACCCTATTCGGCAAGTGCTGCGCCGCCGACGCCAGCACCTTCGCCGCCACCAAAGCCGATGGTCAAATGCGTCGGTTGTGGTCGCGAAGTCCCCGCTGGCCTGAGCTTCTGCCCCGGTTGCGGCAAGCCCGCCCCTTACGATCAGTTGCCCCCGCCCCCACTGCCCGCGCCCGAACCGCCCAAGAAGATGGTGCGCTGCGCTGGTTGCGCGAAAGAGGTCCCAGAGAGATTGAACTTCTGTCCGTCATGCGGAAAGCCCGCGCCATACGATCAAAGCGCAATGCCTCAGCCTGCGCCCGTTCCTCCATCACAGCCACTCGTCCCCATTCCACCCCCGGCGACGAGGGAGATGCGCAAGTGCATGGGCTGTGGACGCGATGCGCCCAAAGGGCTCAACTTCTGCCCCTATTGCGGGATGCCGGACACCGGACCGCAACCGATTCAGGCCGCGCCAACGACACCTGCTCAAGCGCCAGCGGCACCAACTACTCGGCTCTGCCCTGGATGCGGCAGGGATGCACCGGAAGGCCTTGCCTTCTGCCCTTTCTGCGGCAAGCCGGCTCCTGCTGGACCTCCACCGACAGCACCTCCACCTGATCAGGCGAAGCAGAACATCAGGTGCATGGGCTGCGGCCGCGAATTCCCGATGAACCTCAATTTCTGCCCGTTCTGCGGCAAGCCGAACGTCGGCGGAGGAGCTCCCGCGCCTTCAGCTCCAGCACTGCAGAAGACCAGGCTTTGCCCTAGCTGTGGCAGGGATGTGCCAGAAGGGCTGAGATACTGCCCTTACTGCGGCCGACCGGGCCCGGTCGGTCCACCGATGGATATTCCCGCTCCCGCGCCTCCGGCGCTTGAGCCCGCTCCGCCAGCACCGGTACCGGTCGCAGCGCCGCCTGCACCTGTGCCTAAGGAAGGAATGCGCTTCTGTCCCTCCTGCTCTGCCGAGGTTCCGGCGAACTCCAAGTTCTGCCCGGAGTGCGGTGCCCCTAAGGACAGGAGGTAG
- a CDS encoding peptidylprolyl isomerase, translated as MPKQVNCSHILVSSEKEAKDLMAKLSSGQSFPNLAKKWSKCPSGKKGGELGWFGKGQMVAEFDKAAFEGEKGKIVGPVKTQFGWHLIKINDQK; from the coding sequence ATGCCAAAGCAGGTGAACTGTTCGCACATCCTGGTCAGCAGCGAGAAAGAAGCCAAGGACCTGATGGCCAAGCTCAGCTCCGGGCAGAGCTTCCCGAACCTGGCGAAGAAATGGTCCAAATGCCCCTCCGGTAAGAAGGGAGGGGAGCTCGGCTGGTTCGGGAAGGGCCAGATGGTGGCGGAGTTCGATAAGGCCGCTTTCGAGGGGGAGAAGGGCAAGATCGTCGGTCCGGTAAAGACGCAGTTCGGCTGGCACCTGATCAAGATCAACGACCAGAAGTGA